The Acanthopagrus latus isolate v.2019 chromosome 13, fAcaLat1.1, whole genome shotgun sequence genome contains a region encoding:
- the uimc1 gene encoding uncharacterized protein uimc1 isoform X1: MRGRRRNSPDKSVSQDQARMALRKQVLKDAGDVPSRSHQIDDDTEEDEALEDDNDEFSSSLLSPSSSRGTRRRERENKSKPKEMTEEEMMDLALRLSEQEASITALRLQKEEEAMMKAIHESMTQPCSPSQSQSLLSDPEASLRISSRRKLLYSNGQPASEDGCTAEKDLNRGAKRSGDGGCSWNKKRKRKEGSPLLEMPDLSQTQKINSQASTCSSEVLELHLDSQQSTDSTQIDDCHPCKSPVFPLTGLRAEVHVPRLTQDLLQNCRTSGFVLCSLDSSTSPPKSSSAQPKSPTFPKSPERSDNLMTVPKSPVFSETDQDGGAETQPSPEYFKSPVFGSNTQNKKSSSASKPQVSVCNSGFMFSSQESLTSSVRSTSCRPKSPVFPRSPDVTPERPAASRSPVFSETDPVFGQSGRRQKIRLDEQKHSANPSAAELRASVCGGNSATTGRRRQDGETDRNQRVGLNASCKSDDVEEELKEISKERESAELTSDMTLLLSDEDDVTPVGSPSPVFPEERPVLHVAAASPGTSGSTCRPSTYTTEREQQPISSQGAVSSVSAPPGQPAGGSTVHYYWGVPFCPRGLDPDSYTKVILAQMDVYEKSLKQAQRCLLRKAEWGEAILPQPEKSPSPEPRAESPQELFPRRRGFRLRSKKLCDAAEEATEEDEGNNKEDEDKQEIENKDEEKKNEGGGGEVDSDDCEVCPETQLSDNDDDRTQDLMIDTDAGSELRQKSPEPPEVEMIVQDDSPAVQELQDEEMEVEVEVDAPADRKTKGNIPVRSSDVGGDVGNVEEDGEDPDVEEIKDRGLQRSSSPELDPAVVPRSPETSVDCPICQGSFPVTEIEMHAAYCDGDVDERRPKADCFQVTSKPRRKRTRRADLTAEEANEPPNAVRNPEKCFICQKAVPVRDYSRHTELCIQQQRTKSAAKGNLLSALEKTDSRDSEAGPSGSKPPPSDVIDLRDDDDDEEEEGSASAFRVSNSPIRAFTPISEAAGCLIDFKKQHRTKKLSQRRR; this comes from the exons atgagaggaagaagaagaaactcaccGGATAAATcag TTTCTCAGGATCAGGCCAGGATGGCTCTGAGAAAACAAGTACTGAAGGACGCCGGTGACGTCCCCTCCAGAAGCCACCAGATCGATGACGACACTGAGGAGGACGAAGCTCTGGAAGATGATAAC GACGAGTTCTCATCGTCTCTTCTGTCGCCGTCATCATCGAGAGGAACacgcaggagagagagggaaaacaaatccaaaccCAAAG agatgacagaggaggagatgatggacTTGGCTCTGCGGCTCAGCGAGCAGGAAGCCAGCATCACTGCACTCAGgctgcagaaagaggaagaggccATGATGAAAGCCATTCATGAGAGT ATGACACAGCCATGTTCGCCCTCCCAGAGTCAGAGCCTGCTGTCTGATCCTGAAGCATCGCTCAGGATCAGCTCACGACGGAAACTCTTGTACTCAAACGGGCAGCCGGCGTCTGAGGACGGCTGCACGGCAGAGAAGGATCTGAACCGAG GAGCAAAACGAAGTGGAGATGGAGGCTGTAGCTGGAATAAAAAGcggaaaaggaaagaaggaagtcCTCTGCTGGAGATGCCAGACTTGTCCCAGACTCAGAAAATCAACTCTCAGGCTTcaacctgcagctcagaggtcCTGGAGCTGCATCTGGACTCGCAGCAG AGCACTGACTCAACCCAGATCGACGACTGTCACCCCTGTAAATCTCCTGTCTTCCCCTTGACTGGCCTCAGAGCCGAGGTCCACGTCCCCCGGCTGACTCAGGACCTGCTGCAGAACTGCAGAACCTCAgggtttgtgttgtgttctctgGACAGCTCGACTTCGCCTCCAAAGTCTTCGTCTGCCCAACCCAAGAGCCCAACGTTTCCCAAAAGCCCGGAGCGCTCTGATAACCTCATGACAGTTCCTAAAAGTCCTGTCTTCTCAGAGACTGATCAGGACGGTGGTGCAGAGACGCAGCCGAGTCCTGAGTATTTTAAGAGTCCCGTATTTGGCAGCAATACTCAGAATAAGAAGTCTTCAAGTGCCTCCAAACCACAAGTCAGCGTCTGTAACTCAGGGTTCATGTTCTCATCTCAGGAGAGTTTAACCTCCTCTGTGAGGTCCACGTCCTGCCGGCCTAAGAGCCCGGTGTTCCCAAGAAGCCCTGATGTCACCCCAGAAAGACCAGCAGCCAGCAGAAGTCCTGTATTCTCAGAGACTGATCCAGTGTTCGGCCAGAGTGGAAGGCGACAGAAGATTCGtctggatgagcagaaacacTCTGCGAATCCTTCAGCTGCAGAGCTCAGAGCGTCAGTCTGTGGAGGAAATTCAGCCACTACAGGGCGTCGGAGACAG GACGGAGAGACTGATCGGAACCAGCGTGTCGGGCTGAACGCGTCCTGTAAGTCAG ATGATGtcgaggaggagctgaaggaaatatccaaagagagagagtcagCCGAGCTGACCAGTGACATGACGCTGCTGTTGTCTGATGAGGACGACGTCACGCCGGTGGGGTCGCCCAGCCCGGTCTTCCCAGAGGAGAGACCCGTCCTCCATGTGGCTGCAGCGTCTCCAGGAACAAGCGGGTCGACCTGCAg ACCCTCTACATACACCACAGAGCGAGaacagcagccaatcagcagtCAGGGAGCAGTCAGCAGCGTGTCAGCTCCGCCTGGGCAGCCTGCAGGCGGGTCGACGGTTCACTACTACTGGGGGGTTCCCTTCTGTCCACGAGGCCTGGACCCAGACAGCTACACAAAG GTGATCCTGGCTCAGATGGATGTGTATGAGAAGAGTCTGAAGCAGGCTCAGAGGTGTCTGCTGAGGAAGGCTGAGTGGGGGGAGGCCATCCTGCCACAGCCGGAG AAATCACCGTCTCCTGAGCCGCGTGCTGAATCACCTCAGGAGCTGTTTCCTCGAAG ACGCGGCTTCAGACTGAGGAGTAAAAAACTGTGTGATGCAGCCGAGGAGGCAACAGAGGAGGACGAAGGAAACAACAAGGAAGATGAAGACAAGCAGGAAATAGAGAACAAAGacgaagagaagaagaatgagggaggaggaggagaggtggactctgaTGACTGTGAGGTTTGTCCAG AGACGCAGCTGAGCGACAACGATGACGACAGGACACAAGATCTGATGATCGACACTGACGCTGGATCAGAG CTGCGACAGAAAAGCCCAGAGCCGCCCGAGGTCGAGATGATTGTCCAGGACGACTCTCCAGCcgtgcaggagctgcaggatgaggagatggaggtggaggtggaggtggacg CTCCAGCGGACAGAAAGACGAAGGGAAACATTCCTGTTAGAAGCAGCGACGTCGGAGGTGATGTTGGTAAtgtggaggaggacggggaggatCCAGACGTGGAGGAGATAAAAGATCGAGGGCTTCAGAGGTCGTCGTCTCCTGAACTGGATCCAGCCGTCGTCCCTCGGAGCCCTGAAACCAGCGTGGACTGTCCCATCTGTCAGGGATCGTTCCCCGTGACGGAGATCGAGATGCACGCCGCGTACTGTGACGGAGACGTGGACGAGAGGAGGCCCAAGGCCGACTGTTTCCAAg TGACATCGAAGCCTCGCAGGAAGAGAACGAGGAGAGCTGATCTGACTGCTGAGGAGGCTAACGAGCCCCCGAACGCTGTCAG GAACCCAGAGAAGTGTTTCATCTGTCAGAAAGCGGTTCCTGTGAGAGACTACAGCCGACACACTGAGCTCTgcatccagcagcagaggacaaagtCTGCAGCG AAGGGAAATCTGCTGTCAGCTCTggagaaaacagacagcagagattCAG AGGCCGGGCCGTCTGGATCCAAACCTCCACCAAG tgatGTCATCGATCTgcgggatgatgatgatgatgaagaggaggaaggcagcGCGTCAGCGTTCAGGGTCAGTAACTCCCCCATCAGAGCCTTCACTCCGATCTCCGAGGCCGCCGGCTGCCTTATCGACTTCAAGAAACAGCATCGAACCAAGAAGCTGAGCCAAAGACGAAGATGA
- the uimc1 gene encoding uncharacterized protein uimc1 isoform X2 has translation MRGRRRNSPDKSVSQDQARMALRKQVLKDAGDVPSRSHQIDDDTEEDEALEDDNDEFSSSLLSPSSSRGTRRRERENKSKPKEMTEEEMMDLALRLSEQEASITALRLQKEEEAMMKAIHESMTQPCSPSQSQSLLSDPEASLRISSRRKLLYSNGQPASEDGCTAEKDLNRGAKRSGDGGCSWNKKRKRKEGSPLLEMPDLSQTQKINSQASTCSSEVLELHLDSQQSTDSTQIDDCHPCKSPVFPLTGLRAEVHVPRLTQDLLQNCRTSGFVLCSLDSSTSPPKSSSAQPKSPTFPKSPERSDNLMTVPKSPVFSETDQDGGAETQPSPEYFKSPVFGSNTQNKKSSSASKPQVSVCNSGFMFSSQESLTSSVRSTSCRPKSPVFPRSPDVTPERPAASRSPVFSETDPVFGQSGRRQKIRLDEQKHSANPSAAELRASVCGGNSATTGRRRQDGETDRNQRVGLNASYDVEEELKEISKERESAELTSDMTLLLSDEDDVTPVGSPSPVFPEERPVLHVAAASPGTSGSTCRPSTYTTEREQQPISSQGAVSSVSAPPGQPAGGSTVHYYWGVPFCPRGLDPDSYTKVILAQMDVYEKSLKQAQRCLLRKAEWGEAILPQPEKSPSPEPRAESPQELFPRRRGFRLRSKKLCDAAEEATEEDEGNNKEDEDKQEIENKDEEKKNEGGGGEVDSDDCEVCPETQLSDNDDDRTQDLMIDTDAGSELRQKSPEPPEVEMIVQDDSPAVQELQDEEMEVEVEVDAPADRKTKGNIPVRSSDVGGDVGNVEEDGEDPDVEEIKDRGLQRSSSPELDPAVVPRSPETSVDCPICQGSFPVTEIEMHAAYCDGDVDERRPKADCFQVTSKPRRKRTRRADLTAEEANEPPNAVRNPEKCFICQKAVPVRDYSRHTELCIQQQRTKSAAKGNLLSALEKTDSRDSEAGPSGSKPPPSDVIDLRDDDDDEEEEGSASAFRVSNSPIRAFTPISEAAGCLIDFKKQHRTKKLSQRRR, from the exons atgagaggaagaagaagaaactcaccGGATAAATcag TTTCTCAGGATCAGGCCAGGATGGCTCTGAGAAAACAAGTACTGAAGGACGCCGGTGACGTCCCCTCCAGAAGCCACCAGATCGATGACGACACTGAGGAGGACGAAGCTCTGGAAGATGATAAC GACGAGTTCTCATCGTCTCTTCTGTCGCCGTCATCATCGAGAGGAACacgcaggagagagagggaaaacaaatccaaaccCAAAG agatgacagaggaggagatgatggacTTGGCTCTGCGGCTCAGCGAGCAGGAAGCCAGCATCACTGCACTCAGgctgcagaaagaggaagaggccATGATGAAAGCCATTCATGAGAGT ATGACACAGCCATGTTCGCCCTCCCAGAGTCAGAGCCTGCTGTCTGATCCTGAAGCATCGCTCAGGATCAGCTCACGACGGAAACTCTTGTACTCAAACGGGCAGCCGGCGTCTGAGGACGGCTGCACGGCAGAGAAGGATCTGAACCGAG GAGCAAAACGAAGTGGAGATGGAGGCTGTAGCTGGAATAAAAAGcggaaaaggaaagaaggaagtcCTCTGCTGGAGATGCCAGACTTGTCCCAGACTCAGAAAATCAACTCTCAGGCTTcaacctgcagctcagaggtcCTGGAGCTGCATCTGGACTCGCAGCAG AGCACTGACTCAACCCAGATCGACGACTGTCACCCCTGTAAATCTCCTGTCTTCCCCTTGACTGGCCTCAGAGCCGAGGTCCACGTCCCCCGGCTGACTCAGGACCTGCTGCAGAACTGCAGAACCTCAgggtttgtgttgtgttctctgGACAGCTCGACTTCGCCTCCAAAGTCTTCGTCTGCCCAACCCAAGAGCCCAACGTTTCCCAAAAGCCCGGAGCGCTCTGATAACCTCATGACAGTTCCTAAAAGTCCTGTCTTCTCAGAGACTGATCAGGACGGTGGTGCAGAGACGCAGCCGAGTCCTGAGTATTTTAAGAGTCCCGTATTTGGCAGCAATACTCAGAATAAGAAGTCTTCAAGTGCCTCCAAACCACAAGTCAGCGTCTGTAACTCAGGGTTCATGTTCTCATCTCAGGAGAGTTTAACCTCCTCTGTGAGGTCCACGTCCTGCCGGCCTAAGAGCCCGGTGTTCCCAAGAAGCCCTGATGTCACCCCAGAAAGACCAGCAGCCAGCAGAAGTCCTGTATTCTCAGAGACTGATCCAGTGTTCGGCCAGAGTGGAAGGCGACAGAAGATTCGtctggatgagcagaaacacTCTGCGAATCCTTCAGCTGCAGAGCTCAGAGCGTCAGTCTGTGGAGGAAATTCAGCCACTACAGGGCGTCGGAGACAG GACGGAGAGACTGATCGGAACCAGCGTGTCGGGCTGAACGCGTCCT ATGATGtcgaggaggagctgaaggaaatatccaaagagagagagtcagCCGAGCTGACCAGTGACATGACGCTGCTGTTGTCTGATGAGGACGACGTCACGCCGGTGGGGTCGCCCAGCCCGGTCTTCCCAGAGGAGAGACCCGTCCTCCATGTGGCTGCAGCGTCTCCAGGAACAAGCGGGTCGACCTGCAg ACCCTCTACATACACCACAGAGCGAGaacagcagccaatcagcagtCAGGGAGCAGTCAGCAGCGTGTCAGCTCCGCCTGGGCAGCCTGCAGGCGGGTCGACGGTTCACTACTACTGGGGGGTTCCCTTCTGTCCACGAGGCCTGGACCCAGACAGCTACACAAAG GTGATCCTGGCTCAGATGGATGTGTATGAGAAGAGTCTGAAGCAGGCTCAGAGGTGTCTGCTGAGGAAGGCTGAGTGGGGGGAGGCCATCCTGCCACAGCCGGAG AAATCACCGTCTCCTGAGCCGCGTGCTGAATCACCTCAGGAGCTGTTTCCTCGAAG ACGCGGCTTCAGACTGAGGAGTAAAAAACTGTGTGATGCAGCCGAGGAGGCAACAGAGGAGGACGAAGGAAACAACAAGGAAGATGAAGACAAGCAGGAAATAGAGAACAAAGacgaagagaagaagaatgagggaggaggaggagaggtggactctgaTGACTGTGAGGTTTGTCCAG AGACGCAGCTGAGCGACAACGATGACGACAGGACACAAGATCTGATGATCGACACTGACGCTGGATCAGAG CTGCGACAGAAAAGCCCAGAGCCGCCCGAGGTCGAGATGATTGTCCAGGACGACTCTCCAGCcgtgcaggagctgcaggatgaggagatggaggtggaggtggaggtggacg CTCCAGCGGACAGAAAGACGAAGGGAAACATTCCTGTTAGAAGCAGCGACGTCGGAGGTGATGTTGGTAAtgtggaggaggacggggaggatCCAGACGTGGAGGAGATAAAAGATCGAGGGCTTCAGAGGTCGTCGTCTCCTGAACTGGATCCAGCCGTCGTCCCTCGGAGCCCTGAAACCAGCGTGGACTGTCCCATCTGTCAGGGATCGTTCCCCGTGACGGAGATCGAGATGCACGCCGCGTACTGTGACGGAGACGTGGACGAGAGGAGGCCCAAGGCCGACTGTTTCCAAg TGACATCGAAGCCTCGCAGGAAGAGAACGAGGAGAGCTGATCTGACTGCTGAGGAGGCTAACGAGCCCCCGAACGCTGTCAG GAACCCAGAGAAGTGTTTCATCTGTCAGAAAGCGGTTCCTGTGAGAGACTACAGCCGACACACTGAGCTCTgcatccagcagcagaggacaaagtCTGCAGCG AAGGGAAATCTGCTGTCAGCTCTggagaaaacagacagcagagattCAG AGGCCGGGCCGTCTGGATCCAAACCTCCACCAAG tgatGTCATCGATCTgcgggatgatgatgatgatgaagaggaggaaggcagcGCGTCAGCGTTCAGGGTCAGTAACTCCCCCATCAGAGCCTTCACTCCGATCTCCGAGGCCGCCGGCTGCCTTATCGACTTCAAGAAACAGCATCGAACCAAGAAGCTGAGCCAAAGACGAAGATGA
- the ncf1 gene encoding neutrophil cytosol factor 1 isoform X1: MEESYVRHVELLGFEKRLFPTQHFIYMLMVKWSDLSEKLIYRTYPEIHTFHKSLKEMFPIESGEIEKKDRIIPSLPAPRWLDSQKSTETRQTTLAEYCRLLINLPPHISRCKLLTNFFKVRPEDENPPAPNTLKRDETFALSREINRGNTSDISGPIILDTYRVIADFIKTSKHELNLHTGDLVEIVEKNQNGWWFCQHESKHGWVPASYLEPLDGPEESEEAEPNYEGKMFMLFSPLNACSPPACVVNGVGGPEELEEAEPSYEGELHITINAYKAEQEDEISLELGETIEVIHKLLDGWWVVRKGDETGHFPSMFLQKASKRDIYEVQRASLHGQKPPPRRSTIRNAKSIHNKTRQRLTQDTYRRNSRRYLQQKGGRFASPRRNSKSTAKSPLTERKNQDNIPEPSSSSSESEMKKEAPVIPPRPSPELILERCSDNTRKKVSIRSRTSSAT, translated from the exons ATGGAGGAGAGCTACGTCAGGCATGTGGAGCTGCTGGGCTTCGAGAAACGCCTCTTCCCCACTCAGCACTTC ATTTACATGCTGATGGTGAAATGGAGCGACCTCTCTGAGAAGCTGATCTACAGGACGTATCCTGAGATCCACACCTTCCAC AAATCCCTGAAGGAGATGTTTCCCATCGAGTCTGGTGAAATAGAAAAGAAGGACAGAATCATTCCTTCGTTACCAG CGCCGCGATGGCTCGACAGCCAGAAGTCGACAGAAACCAGACAGACGACGCTGGCAGAGTACTGCCGCCTGCTCATCAACCTGCCGCCTCACATCTCCCGCTGCAAACTCCTCACCAACTTCTTCAAGGTCCGACCGGAGGATGAAAACCCGCCTGCCCCGAACAC ACTGAAAAGAGACGAGACGTTTGCGTTGTCCCGAGAGATAAACAGAGGCAACACATCAG ACATTTCCGGCCCGATCATACTGGACACCTACAGAGTGATCGCAGACTTCATCAAGACGTCCAAACACGAGCTCAACCTGCACACCGGAGACCTGGTGGAGATAGTGGAGAAAAACCAGAACG GTTGGTGGTTCTGCCAGCATGAGTCCAAACATGGTTGGGTTCCTGCGTCCTACCTGGAGCCTCTGGACGGACCCGAGGAGTCGGAGGAAGCTGAACCAAATTATGAAGGCAAGATGTTTATGTTGTTCTCTCCTTTAAATGCATGTTCTCCCCCTGCGTGTGTTGTTAACGGTGTTGGCGGACCAGAGGAGTTAGAGGAAGCTGAACCAAGCTATGAAG GAGAGCTGCACATCACCATCAACGCCTACAAGGCGGAGCAGGAGGACGAGATCTCTCTGGAGCTGGGTGAAACCATCGAGGTCATTCATAAGCTGCTGGACGGCTGGTGGGTCGTCAG GAAAGGGGATGAAACCGGTCACTTCCCCTCCATGTTCCTGCAGAAGGCCAGCAAGAGAGACATATATGAAGTGCAGCGGGCGAGTCTGCACGGACAGAAGCCTCCACCTCGCAG GTCCACCATCCGAAATGCCAAAAGCATCCACAACAAGACTCGTCAGCGGCTCACCCAGGACACCTACCGCAGGAACAGCCGACGATACCTCCAGCAGAAGGGCGGCCGCTTCGCCTCGCCTCGCAGGAACTCCAAGAGCACAGCGAAGTCACCGCTGACGGAGAGAAAGAACCAGG ACAACATCCCCGAGCCGTCTAGCTCCAGTTCAGAGAGCGAGATGAAGAAGGAGGCTCCGGTCATCCCTCCCCGGCCGAGTCCAGAACTCATCCTGGAGCGCTGCAGTGACAACACCCGCAAGAAAGTCAGCATCAGGTCTCGCACCAGCTCCGCCACTTAG
- the ncf1 gene encoding neutrophil cytosol factor 1 isoform X2, with protein MEESYVRHVELLGFEKRLFPTQHFIYMLMVKWSDLSEKLIYRTYPEIHTFHKSLKEMFPIESGEIEKKDRIIPSLPAPRWLDSQKSTETRQTTLAEYCRLLINLPPHISRCKLLTNFFKVRPEDENPPAPNTLKRDETFALSREINRGNTSDISGPIILDTYRVIADFIKTSKHELNLHTGDLVEIVEKNQNGWWFCQHESKHGWVPASYLEPLDGPEESEEAEPNYEGELHITINAYKAEQEDEISLELGETIEVIHKLLDGWWVVRKGDETGHFPSMFLQKASKRDIYEVQRASLHGQKPPPRRSTIRNAKSIHNKTRQRLTQDTYRRNSRRYLQQKGGRFASPRRNSKSTAKSPLTERKNQDNIPEPSSSSSESEMKKEAPVIPPRPSPELILERCSDNTRKKVSIRSRTSSAT; from the exons ATGGAGGAGAGCTACGTCAGGCATGTGGAGCTGCTGGGCTTCGAGAAACGCCTCTTCCCCACTCAGCACTTC ATTTACATGCTGATGGTGAAATGGAGCGACCTCTCTGAGAAGCTGATCTACAGGACGTATCCTGAGATCCACACCTTCCAC AAATCCCTGAAGGAGATGTTTCCCATCGAGTCTGGTGAAATAGAAAAGAAGGACAGAATCATTCCTTCGTTACCAG CGCCGCGATGGCTCGACAGCCAGAAGTCGACAGAAACCAGACAGACGACGCTGGCAGAGTACTGCCGCCTGCTCATCAACCTGCCGCCTCACATCTCCCGCTGCAAACTCCTCACCAACTTCTTCAAGGTCCGACCGGAGGATGAAAACCCGCCTGCCCCGAACAC ACTGAAAAGAGACGAGACGTTTGCGTTGTCCCGAGAGATAAACAGAGGCAACACATCAG ACATTTCCGGCCCGATCATACTGGACACCTACAGAGTGATCGCAGACTTCATCAAGACGTCCAAACACGAGCTCAACCTGCACACCGGAGACCTGGTGGAGATAGTGGAGAAAAACCAGAACG GTTGGTGGTTCTGCCAGCATGAGTCCAAACATGGTTGGGTTCCTGCGTCCTACCTGGAGCCTCTGGACGGACCCGAGGAGTCGGAGGAAGCTGAACCAAATTATGAAG GAGAGCTGCACATCACCATCAACGCCTACAAGGCGGAGCAGGAGGACGAGATCTCTCTGGAGCTGGGTGAAACCATCGAGGTCATTCATAAGCTGCTGGACGGCTGGTGGGTCGTCAG GAAAGGGGATGAAACCGGTCACTTCCCCTCCATGTTCCTGCAGAAGGCCAGCAAGAGAGACATATATGAAGTGCAGCGGGCGAGTCTGCACGGACAGAAGCCTCCACCTCGCAG GTCCACCATCCGAAATGCCAAAAGCATCCACAACAAGACTCGTCAGCGGCTCACCCAGGACACCTACCGCAGGAACAGCCGACGATACCTCCAGCAGAAGGGCGGCCGCTTCGCCTCGCCTCGCAGGAACTCCAAGAGCACAGCGAAGTCACCGCTGACGGAGAGAAAGAACCAGG ACAACATCCCCGAGCCGTCTAGCTCCAGTTCAGAGAGCGAGATGAAGAAGGAGGCTCCGGTCATCCCTCCCCGGCCGAGTCCAGAACTCATCCTGGAGCGCTGCAGTGACAACACCCGCAAGAAAGTCAGCATCAGGTCTCGCACCAGCTCCGCCACTTAG